The Terriglobus roseus region AGAGCGTGAGCCGTCTTTGCCAAGGCCACTGCCTGAATCGCGCTCGCCCCGAGTGCTGTCGCGGTGGAGACATAACGATCATCCGTGGCCAGTGGCGATGACGGCGTTTCCAGCTCTGACCAACGATGGAAGATATCCCTTGTGTGCTCTCCCCACTTACGCGCTGCTTCTGTCTCAGCGTAAGGATGCTCGCCTTTGGGTGCTATCAGACGTACCGCATCATGACTTACGGCGTGGCGCAACGCTTCGCTGAACGGACGAAGACGGAGATGCGTGAGTGCTTCATCGAGATTGTGAACGCCCGCGCCATGCAGACCATCACATAGTTGATCCCATGGCTGCTCTGCTGAAGCACGCAACTCCCGCCAATGCAGCAGAACGACGTATTGATAACCACGAAGCTCTACGGAAAGACCGCCGTGTACTACATCGTTCGAGCGGCGAATGTATTCCAGCCCCGAAGCGACATCGCGCCATGCAACGAAGAATTCATCCCCACGCGGAAGTGCAAGCGCATCCGCAATGGAACGCTGCCACAACTGGCCCGTCCACTTGTTCATGGAAGCGGCGGAGATGTGAACCGTGCCGCGCGTTGATGCATACGCATTGTTGTAAACGATGAGCGCGCGTTCATTGCCGCGGCGATTGGAGTACGCGAACACGTTCTCATCGACGGAGCCGTGTTCTGTCCAGAAGTCGAAGAAGACAAAGTTCTCACTCTCCGCGAACAGCGCACGATTCGCGAGCAACGGAGCAATCTCGCGCATGTGGCGCGCCACCAGTTCGTCATTCGGCCACTCGTTATACTTGGCCGTCTTGTACTCCATGCCGTACTTCTCGGTGTAGCCCTCGATCTGACCATGCGCGAACATGGGCAAGCCGGGAATCGTTGCCATCATGGTGGCTACGCCAAAGTACTTGTCGCCGGTGCCGAATTGCTCGATGGCTGTCTTCTCATCCGGGTTCGACATGAAGTTGACGTAACGCTTCATGATGTCCGGATCGAACTCGACGGTCTTCTTCAGGTAGCTGCGATACTTTGCGTTCTCTTCATCGCGCAGCATGACCATGAACGCGGAGTTGTATACGCGGTGCATGCCCAACGTACGAACGAAGTAGCCTTCGAGAAGCCAGAAAGCCTCCGCCAGCAGCAGAGTTCCGGGAACTTCCTGTTGAACACGGTCCACTACTTCGCGCCAGAATTCATGCGGCATGAGCGCATCAAACTGTTCCTGTGTGAGCGCGTTTTCTGCGCGCGATGGAATCGATCCACCAACGCCCGGCAGTGGGAACCACAGGCGCTGCACGTGACGTTTCGCAAGCACCATCGCCGCGTCGAAACGGATGATTGGAAATCTGCGAGCCACTTCGAGAATGACTTGGATCACATGCTCGCGCACGGCATGCTGCGAGTAATCCAATTGCGCCGTATCGTTCCAGGCAAAGGTGGTGCCATCGTTGCCGTGATAGATGAACTCAGTGCGGTTGGAGTCGTCACGCCAGCGCATGCGATACACCACAGCAGCATCCGTCTGGTCGTAGTAATGGTCTTCGATCTTGATCTCAACGCGAGAATCCGTGGAAAGATCGGGGCCTTCAAAACGGTAGTTGGGATACGGACTTTCACTGCGACGCAGGAACCATTCCGGATGTTCGATGACCCAGTTGGAATCCAATCCCATGTGATTGGGCACCATGTCACTGGCCAAGCGAAGGCCAACAGTGGCTCCAAGATCACGAAGCTTTTGATACGCTTCGTCACCACCGAGGTCTTCCGCAATGTGGTAATCCATCAACGAATACGCGGACGCCACAGCATCTGCCTGACCGCGCAAACGCTTGATGGTCTGCGATGCCCTGGAACGTTCCCACAGACCGATGAGCCAAAGTGCGGTAAGTCCGCGATCACGCAGCAGCTTCAGTTCTTCTACCGGAATCTGGTCCAACCGATAGATGTGGCGCTGGTATTTCTTCGACAACTGCTCCAGCCACACGTATGTGCTCTTCGCCATGAGCACCACGTTGGGCATCCATGCATCATCGACGGAGAATGCTTCGTACTCATGCAGCGGCGCTTGATAGTCAGAAGCGTAGCGCGTGCCGGTGCGTCTGCGACGCGTGATGCTGCCATCGTCGTTGCGAACGTCTTCCCAGTAGTCGTCGAACCCTATGTATTCATCGCCGACGAAACCTTCCTTTCCGCCATACTCAACAGGCCCATGGTGGCGCACGTTGTGGCCTGCAGGATGGAACTGCATCCAGATGGCGACTTCTTCCTCACGCAACGTATCAATCGCGAGCAGCGTTCGCGTAAGCGCCGGCCCCAACACATCAGGCCAATGCTGCCGAATGAAATCGAGCTGGCCGCTCAAAGAATCGGGTGATGCTTCAAAGGGCGCGCGCAACGCCTTCAGCAGCGTCTTCGCATCCGCGGAAAACTGAGGCCGCGTTTCGAAATAGGCATCCGCGTCCTTCTGCATCTCGCGATAGGCGGGCAGTGTGTTGCGCAGAGTCGTATCGTCGAACAGCATGCGAAACGGCTTATAGGCAGGGTTCTGATTTGCCAGCCACAACAGCAACAGCTCTTCCAACGCGGCTTCGCGATGCGGCATGCCATCGGTCGATCCTGCGAGCCATTGCTTCGCAGTCAGCTTGCCGTTGTAGATCGCAACGTTCGGGAAACGTTCCGTGAAAGAGAGCAGCAAGGCATCGACGTTCTCGGCACCTACGCGTTCACCGAACCAGCGCAGTGCATCCTTCAGCACATCCAGATCCTGCTGTTTGCGATAACGTTCGACGACGGCGTGGCTCAACTCGTCGATGAGACCCATGGCAAACAACTGGCCCGCATGGATCACAGCAGAGGGATCTTCCTGCGCTGTGGGGCCGCCCATGGCCACGCGCGCGTCGTTCATCTGCTGCGCAAGATGGCGGCTGGCCGCTACGTTCGCAAAGATGACATTACCCGTGTAAGAGAACAGCAGATCGCGCAACTGAAATCGGTCGCGAAAGACACGGGCAATATGGAACTCCATGAACACCTCAGAACTTCAAGAATCAGGCAGCAAACGGGACGGGCATAAAGGCCCACGGCATGAGCTTACTCTCTGTGCGTAGATGGTATTGCGAATATGCGACAGAGAAGTCTTTCTAATCTGAGATGCACGGTCGCGGCATTGCTTTGCTTTGGAAGCCCTGCGCCAGAAGCGTGAATGAATTTTGGGGGGATGGTGGGCCCACCAGGATTCGAACCTGGAACCAAGGGATTATGAGTCCCCTGCTCTGACCGTTGAGCTATAGGCCCCGTAACGTTAATTTTAACGGGTTACCGCCTTCGCGGCAGTTGGATGGAAATACTTTCGGCTGCTTTGCACGAAGTCATCGTGCAGAAGCGCATTCGCTATGGAACATCAAAACTGATTTCGCGGACGATGCCGTCGCCCGTGGTGCTCCAGATTTCGCGTGTCTGAATGGGTTGTCCGTTTGGGCGCGCGATAAGCAGGTGGCCCTGCCTTGCCGGACAACTCACGCCGGACATCGTCCCGGATTCTCCAACACGGATGATGCTGTCCTGGTCCTGCTCAACTTCACCGCAGATGATCTCCACATGCCCGTGGAATCCCGCAGGCACTTCCACGTGTACTTCACGTGTGCATCCGATGGACACAGACACGCAAAGAATCAGCGACGTCAGAAGTGGGCGGGTCAGCTTGGGCATGGGTAAATGAAGAACAGTACCGCCCAATTCTAACCCGGCCATCCGTGCGTTGCTTTGTGCAACGATCGCTTACTGAGCGTTTGTACCGGGCGTGGTCCCCGTATCTCCAGGTGCAGAAGGATTAATCTTTCCCGCACTGTTCTCCGGTGTGGAGGAACGGACACCTGTGTTGCCGGGACCGGCCGTGGCCGGATTGTCGCCGCGTGGGCCGCTGGGTTCAGCGTGTGTGGGTTGGTTGGCCGTATGCGTGTCTGCCATGGCGTTACTCCTTCCCGGCTTAGGACTGCTGCGACGCTTTCGAGGATGCCTGACGCAGCGACGCCGCTTTCCCCACAGTCCTGCGAATTAATGGGACGATAGAAGACAAGGACTTATATTTCGACCGGCGACGCCCTGTTCACGGGAACGCAGATAAACGACAACCAGCGCACGGCGAAGACCGTGGAGAGATCGAGGATGAAGACTTTGCGACCCGCATTGTTTCTGGATCGCGATGGCGTGATCAACGAAGAGGTTCATTACCTGTGGAAGCCCGAGGATTGCCGACTGGTTCCGGGAATCATTCCGTTGTTACAAACCGCGCAGGCGTTGGGTTATGTCACCGTCGTCATCACGAATCAGGCCGGCATTGGGCGCGGCATGTACAGCGAAGCCGATTTCCACGTCCTTATGGACCACATCCAGGCCGAACTGGCTCCGCATAATGTGCGTCTGGATGCCATCTACTTTTCGCCGTTCCATCCTGAACATGGCGTGGGTGAATACAAGATCGACACCGACTGCCGCAAGCCTGCGCCGGGCATGATTCTGCGCGCTGCAGAAGAACACGGATTGGACATCAGCCGCTCTGTTCTCGTAGGTGATCGGTGTACCGACATTGGAGCCGGTACCGCTGCGGGGATTCCGCATCTGTTTCTCTTCGGCAACACGGAGGCAGCGCCATGCGAAGGTTCATATCGGAAGATCGACTCGCTGGCTGAAGTGGAGAGTACGCTGCGCACGTTGTCCGCGTAAGCAACTTCGTATAATCGCACCTGAAAGTTGAGGTTGGAAGAACGAGCATGGCAGCAAGTCTGGAAGGGCGCGTCGCGCTGGTAACGGGAGCATCGCAGGGCATTGGCAAGGCCATCGCACTGGAACTGGCAAAGGCTGGAGCCACGGTGGCCCTGGCTGCTCGCAATGAAGCCAAGCTGGCCGAAGTGAAGGCTGAGATTGAAGCCGCTGGTGGCAAGGCTGAAAGTTTTGCACTCGACGTGAACAACGAAGAAGCCATCAAGGCCACCGCGAAGGACATAGTCGCGAAGCTCGGCGCAGTGCACATCCTGGTGAACAATGCCGGTGTGACGCGCGACACGTTGATGCTGCGCATGAAGACCAGCGACTGGGACGACGTGCTGGACACCAACCTGAAGGGCGCCTTCCTGCTCACGCAGGCCCTGCTGCAGCCCATGATGAAGGCTCGCTGGGGCCGCGTCATCAACATCTCCAGCGTCAACGGCGAGCTGGGCGCACCGGGACAGGCGAACTACTCCGCATCGAAGGCTGGCTTGATTGGCCTGACAAAGTCCATGGCGCGCGAGTTCGCCAGCCGCAACATCACGGTCAACGCCGTTGCTCCGGGATTCATTGAGACGGATATGACGCACGTGCTGACGGAAGACCAGAAGAACGCCATGCTGGGCGCAGTTCCGCTGGGCCGCGCGGGTACGGTAGCCGACATCGCCGCAGCGGTGCGTTTCCTTGCGAGCGACGATGCTGCCTACATCACCGGACACACGCTGGACGTGAACGGTGGCCTGTACATGGGATGAGCGTCGCCGACGCAAACCCGATCACCATACGCGCCGCGCGCTGGCCACAGGACCTGCCCGCGGCGCAATTGCTTTTGCGGCATTATGCGGAGTTCCTGGTGCACAATCCCGCTGGGCCGGTCAACATCTGCCTGACGGATTACGAAAAAGAACTTGCTACCCTGCCAGAGCGCTATCTGGAACCGGAAGCTGTATTGCTTCTCGCATTCCGCGAGGACGAAGCGGTGGGCTGCGTTGCGATAAAGCAGCGAAGGGACAGACCAGGAAGCTGCGAGATGAAACGACTCTGGACGGAACCGTCCACCCGCGGCGCAGGGCTAGGGCGGAAGCTTATCCAGGCGGCCATGGACTGGTCGCGAGCCCAGGGCGCCACGGAGCTACTTCTGGACACGGTTGCAGAAGCCATGCCGGATGCGGTCCTGCTCTATCGCCGGATGGGATTTGTAGAAACCGAACGCCACAACACGAATCCAATCCCTGGGCTGCTCTTCATGAAGGTGGATTTGCTGTAACCTGTGTGCAAGCCGACCGTTGGTTGTGGCTTTTTGCAATATGCGAATACCGATTCGCAAATTTGCTTTCACCATGTCTTTGCACCATTTACGGGGCATTTGACGCTGGTCTCTCCCTTGTCACGAATCCGCGGTGGTTCCAAACCACCGAACCACGAACTTTGTTCTTGTCAGCGGTATCGGGCCTCTTTACCTTTTGGTCAATGGCTGACATGCACATCATGATGCCGATACCAATGCCTCCGGCAAAAGAGGCGGCCCCCGCGGCGATGAACATCGGGACGACGATTCGCGGCTACCGCCTGCAGAAGGGCATGTCGCAAGGCGATATTGAAAAACGGACAGGGCTTTTGCGCTGTTACCTTTCGCGCGTGGAAAACGGCCACACCGTACCGTCTCTCGAGACGCTGCAGAAGATTGCTGGGGCGCTGGACGTACCACTGAGCCAGTTCTTCGCAGACGACGCGGTCAGCCGCGACGTAGCGGCCATCGCGCTATCGGAAGACGAGATTCGCTTCCTCACACAGATCCAACGCTACAGCGCGCACCTTACTGACGCTGATCGCAAGCTGTTGCTGGCGATGGTGCGGAAGTTCGCCCAGACGGCGTTGACCTAGGACCAAACTCCTCCAAGAGCGAGAAGGGGACGGCGAACTGCCGTCCCCTTCTTGTTAGCTTGTGAGTGAGTTACTGCAAGTTCGACAGGAAGTAGCCGTAGAGCGCCAGCGCGAGCAGTGCCCCGGCAAACGTGACCTTCTGCCGGCTTAGATACGCCTGGCGACCGCTGGTCATGCGCGGCACGAGCGGAAGCCCCAGCAGCAGCCCGAAGAGCAATCCTCCGATGTGCGCGAAGTTATCAATACGCAGACCATCCAAATGGACGCTGTGCATCAACGCTCCGGACATGGACCCAACACCGATCAACAGATTCAACGCGGCAAAAGAGATTACGGAGCGGCGGATGGCATAGAGATCCTGCAAGGGAATGCCATGAAAACCAGGACGCGGCTCCGCCAGCTTCTTATTTGAAAACAGCACGATCAGAATGCCCGCCACGCCAAAGACCGCTCCCGACGCGCCAGCACCCACCACTCCTCCCTGCCCGTTGAAGGTAAGCGAAAGCAGATTGCCGGAGATACCGGTCAGCAAATAGACCGAGCAGACACCAAAGAAGCCAAGCAGAGGCTCACCAATAACGCCCAGATTCCACAGACACCACATGTTCGTGGCCAGATGCAGCAAACCCACATGCACAAACATGGCCGAGACCACACGGAACCATTGGCCTTCCAGGAAAATTTTAGGTGCATCCGTGGCGCCGAAACGAACCAAAGCATCCGGGTCAGGCGAGATGGGATTGACCCCGTGAAGGATCATCCAGAGATAGACGGCGATGTTGATGCCGAGCAGGAGATATGTCGCTGGGGCCTGTCGAAGACGCGGCAGGCGGCTGCCCACAGAACGACGAGCTGCGGCACTTTGCAGTGCTGCATCTTCCCGCTGCACGTCGTCCGCCGGAGTACCGTAGCGGGGGGCGTCAAATTCCGGAGAAGATTCGAGAGACATCGCAGCGTTCGCGGTGCGGCGTTGGGGGAATAAGGTTTAGAGCACGCGTTCGCGACGGCGCTGTTGAACAGAGTGCGAAATCACACCGGGTGCGGGTGTCGCGATAGCAACCAGAATCCACATCAGTACGGACAGCAGCAGTCCCGCAACGGCAATGGTCTGCGTGGTGAGCGCGAGCGAAAGGTGGCGCATGTGGAGTTCAGCAAAGGTCACCTGAGCCCAGGGGCCGCGATGAATGACCATGGTCGCCAGCAGAAACGCGAAAGCTGAGAGCGTAAAGACAGAGAGCAAAACGACATCGATCGTGCGATGAAGACGCTGACGAGCGCGGCAGTGCCAGCACTGGTGCAGGTGGTCTTCGTAAACACCACGAACCTCAGGCGAAACCGACGAAAGGTCGTACCGCCATCCGGAGAGGATGTCCCCGACAACCTGATCTTCGCAGCCGTCTTCGCTGCCCAGCATGGACGCAGCGAATCCGCGTGTGCGAAGGTCTTGCACGTAGGATTTCGGTTCGGTATTCATCATTGGTTCATATCCATTCTAGTTGTTCAGACGCAAGGAAATCCAGTAGTGATTCATTACTTTGTCTTACGCTTCACATAACCAGAGGTTCCATCGGCGCAGCCTGATCTGCAAGTAAAATTCGGTTCCCCAGGAGGCTTGGGTGATTCCCCAATGCCTGCTCTGCGGCGAGACGGGCCAATTCCGGCATATTGTTGCTTTCGGAAAGGTGCGCCAGGATGATTGCGTGGGCTCCGCCGTCGTAATCACGCGTGAGAAATTCGGCTGCCGCGGCATTCGACAGATGCCCCACTCGGGACAAGACTCTCTGTTTGACGCTCCAGGGGTAGGGTCCGTCGCGCAGCATCTCCAGGTCGTGGTTCGATTCCAGCAAAAGGACGTCGCACTTCTTCAGGGCAAGCTTCACATTCTGCGGTACATAGCCAAGATCGGTCGCGAACCCGAAACGTAAACCCTCGCCTTCAAAGACAAATCCACAGGGGTCAGCCGCATCGTGTGGAATGGTGAACGGCATGACGTCGATATCACCGATGCAAAGGCGCTTCCCCGCCTCAAAGTACTCCACCGCAGGGAGATAGGACGGATTGTCACGAACGCTGGATTTGGTTTCCGCTGGCAGATCTTCGCACAGATCGTCTGCCGCGGCAGCCTGTAAAGCCGCTTCGGGGTCCGTAGTGGCGTCAATGGCGTCCACGTCAATATCGGTAGCGAAAAAGTGATCGTCTGGACGATCTTCCTGCGAAGAAGTGGCAATCTGGTGCGCTAAAGCCTGTGCTTCCAGCCGCGCTTCCTTCTCCGCCCGCGTCTTCTCCAGCCACTGCTTGTAGCCCATGGTCGTTCGCGGAGTCATCTGACGCACCCAGGCGCGGTGCGTAGCTTCTGTGAAGTACACGGGAATGTTCAACTTACGTGCCAGAACCGACAAGCCAGCCACGTGATCTGCATGCTCGTGGGTGATGATGACGGCGTTCAGAGCGTAGGGGTCTTCTCCGACCAACTTCATCCGGCGCATCAGCTCGCGGCAGGAAAAGCCAGCGTCCACCAGGATGCGCGTGCGCGATGACGCAATCACGGCGCTATTGCCTTTAGACCCCGAGGCGAGAACCGTCATACGCATCATGAAAGCTAGTTTACTGGTTCGTAACGTGGATTACGAGGTAGTAACTACCTGGATTCAGGGAATCCGTTACGCCTCGCGACGCGGCGCCAGGAACTTCACGGTGCTCTTCATCACGATCTCGCCACGTTGGTTGAAGGCGTTGGTGTAAATCGTCACCAGACCCAACTCCGGCCGCTTTTTGGACGCGCGCAAGCCGATGACTTCCGTCTCGGTATGCAATGAATCGCCGGGACGCACCGGCTCTGTCCAGCGAATCTCTTCCACGCCTGCACCGATCATGCCGCCGTGGACTTTGATTGTGTCCACCCGCATGCGCATAACGACAGCGGCAGTAAGCCATCCAGAGGCAGCCTGCCCTTTGAAGAAGGTGCTCTTTCCGGCGGCCTCGTCCAGATGGAACGGCTGGGGATCGTACTTTTCAGCGAACTCTGTAATCTCGCGCGCCGTGATCTTCACGCTGCCCTTGGATTCAAACTTCTGGCCTAGCTGAAAATCTTCAAAGTAGAGTTCGTCTGCCATGGTGGAACTGTCTCCCCTCGGGTGTCGCGAAATTCTGTCTTCCCTTTATAAGAGCCGCAGTCTATCAAAGGCGATGCTTATAACGGTTTCACGGGCGGTATCCGGTCATCCGCCGACTTCTGCGCTTGTTGTGATTCACTGGTGAAGGCAGATTTGCCCGTTTCCTATGAGTGACCTCTACACGCACGCACGTTCCGCCGCCGACCATCTTCTGGCACAGACAAAGCACCGTCCGAAACTTGGCATCATCCTGGGCTCTGGCCTGGGTGATTTCGCCAACAGCGTAGAAGACGCCGTTGCTGTTCCCTACTCGGAGATACCGCATTTTCCGCAATCGACCGTGGAAGGCCACTCGGGACGCATGGTGCTGGGAACGATTGCTGGTGTGCCCGTGGCTGTGATGCAGGGCCGTGTGCATGCGTACGAAGGCTATCGGATGGATGAGGTGACCTTTCCTGCGCGCGTCCTTGGCCTGATGGGTGTGCAGACGCTGATTGTGACCAATGCCGCTGGCGGCATCCGCGCAGACTTTGCACCGGGATCGATCGTGGGTATCTCCGATCACATCAACCTGACCGGTACAAATGCGGCACTGGGACGCAATGAACCACGCTTTGCCGTGACCCAGGGCAGCGGCCTACGTTTTTTCGACATGACCACGGCATACACGCCACGACTGCTGCAACTGGCGCAGGAGACAGCGCAGCAACACGGATGGTCTATGCAGACCGGCGTATACATTGCCGTTCTGGGACCGAGCTATGAAACACCCGCAGAGATTCGCGCGTTCCGCACGCTGGGTGCAGACCTTGTTGGCATGAGCACCGTACATGAGGTGATTGTGGCGCGACACATGGGCATGGAAGTTCTTGGGCTGTCGCTCGTGACCAATGCTGCAGCTGGCGTTACAAGCGAATCCATTGATCACAGCGAAGTGATGGAGCATGGCAAGCATGCAGCGGAACGCTTCTCCGCCCTGCTGACGGCGATCATTCCCAAGGCGGTCACAGAAGCATGAACCATTCTTCCGGCAGCACGATAAAGCCGGTGGTGCTGGGCGTGGGTGGATGCTCTGGCAGCGGCAAGACGACATTGGCACGCGAACTGGCAGCGCAGCTTGATGCTGTGTTGTTTCCACTTGATTTTTACTATCGCGATCTGGCCCATCTATCGCGTGAAGAGCGCGATCATTACAACTTCGATCATCCGGAGTCGCTGGAGCACGACCTGATCGTGCAGCATGTGGAGCAGCTTCGTCAGAACAAGTCCATTGATCGTCCCAACTACGACTTCAATACGCATTCGCGCGTGAAAGATGTGACGGACCATCTGGAGCCACAGCGATTCATCATCGTGGAAGGCATCCTGGCGTTGCACTACGTCAATCTGACGCCGCTCTATGACCTGACCGTATACGTGGATGCGCCACACGATGTCTGCCTGACGCGACGCATCTATCGCGATACGCGGGAACGTGGGCGTACAGAAGAGAGCGTTCGCGAGCAGTTCGAAACGTATGCGCGTCCCATGGCCGATGAGTACGTGCTTCCCAGCCGTGATCACGCCGACCTGAAGGTTAACGGCACAGAAGCTCTCGACTGGTCGATTGAAGCAGTGCTGGCAGAGCTACGCCGCCGCAATCTCCTGACGTTGGCCTGACGCGTTTTCCATCATCTGCTCCCACACCACGCGGCACATCTCCGAGGCTTGCGTACGATGTCGTGCAGGGATGCCAGTGGTGCGGAACTGCACTGATACGTCGTCGATAGAACGCAGACGCATGAGTTGCAGCAGGTGCGGCATGAGGGTCATGTCGCCCCAGTAGGCAATGCGTTCACGCTGCGTGGCATCGCCATAAGCGATCCATGTGGGAATGATCGGCTCACTGCAGTCCAGCGCTGACTGAAACAGTGCAGCGTACATCGGCAGTATGGTCTCTCCGGGCGATGTTGTCCCTT contains the following coding sequences:
- a CDS encoding alpha-amylase family glycosyl hydrolase, which produces MEFHIARVFRDRFQLRDLLFSYTGNVIFANVAASRHLAQQMNDARVAMGGPTAQEDPSAVIHAGQLFAMGLIDELSHAVVERYRKQQDLDVLKDALRWFGERVGAENVDALLLSFTERFPNVAIYNGKLTAKQWLAGSTDGMPHREAALEELLLLWLANQNPAYKPFRMLFDDTTLRNTLPAYREMQKDADAYFETRPQFSADAKTLLKALRAPFEASPDSLSGQLDFIRQHWPDVLGPALTRTLLAIDTLREEEVAIWMQFHPAGHNVRHHGPVEYGGKEGFVGDEYIGFDDYWEDVRNDDGSITRRRRTGTRYASDYQAPLHEYEAFSVDDAWMPNVVLMAKSTYVWLEQLSKKYQRHIYRLDQIPVEELKLLRDRGLTALWLIGLWERSRASQTIKRLRGQADAVASAYSLMDYHIAEDLGGDEAYQKLRDLGATVGLRLASDMVPNHMGLDSNWVIEHPEWFLRRSESPYPNYRFEGPDLSTDSRVEIKIEDHYYDQTDAAVVYRMRWRDDSNRTEFIYHGNDGTTFAWNDTAQLDYSQHAVREHVIQVILEVARRFPIIRFDAAMVLAKRHVQRLWFPLPGVGGSIPSRAENALTQEQFDALMPHEFWREVVDRVQQEVPGTLLLAEAFWLLEGYFVRTLGMHRVYNSAFMVMLRDEENAKYRSYLKKTVEFDPDIMKRYVNFMSNPDEKTAIEQFGTGDKYFGVATMMATIPGLPMFAHGQIEGYTEKYGMEYKTAKYNEWPNDELVARHMREIAPLLANRALFAESENFVFFDFWTEHGSVDENVFAYSNRRGNERALIVYNNAYASTRGTVHISAASMNKWTGQLWQRSIADALALPRGDEFFVAWRDVASGLEYIRRSNDVVHGGLSVELRGYQYVVLLHWRELRASAEQPWDQLCDGLHGAGVHNLDEALTHLRLRPFSEALRHAVSHDAVRLIAPKGEHPYAETEAARKWGEHTRDIFHRWSELETPSSPLATDDRYVSTATALGASAIQAVALAKTAHALPPRMAMEVHPEALWTPLLTVAVLRALPSESKDIVDHLGLRSALAEIFSEVGVLGEDSWRAAARVRLALMQPKFDDVAFWNEGDVLWLAAVNEHKGERYVNHEALEQLLQWLTLTAALQPAGEAQKKVPLAEILAAAESADYRYDELVKLLTDKSSATKAEKSSVKQPAQVKDVVIEEIIDVVIEEITTVSEKTEAKESPKKPAAFKEAPTKPSTATSSAKTLETNAVTTQNGDTLKAHAADGHLTADTASIPDKSPAGKTVAKKTTPKKVPGKKSPPAL
- a CDS encoding HAD family hydrolase gives rise to the protein MNDNQRTAKTVERSRMKTLRPALFLDRDGVINEEVHYLWKPEDCRLVPGIIPLLQTAQALGYVTVVITNQAGIGRGMYSEADFHVLMDHIQAELAPHNVRLDAIYFSPFHPEHGVGEYKIDTDCRKPAPGMILRAAEEHGLDISRSVLVGDRCTDIGAGTAAGIPHLFLFGNTEAAPCEGSYRKIDSLAEVESTLRTLSA
- the fabG gene encoding 3-oxoacyl-[acyl-carrier-protein] reductase — its product is MAASLEGRVALVTGASQGIGKAIALELAKAGATVALAARNEAKLAEVKAEIEAAGGKAESFALDVNNEEAIKATAKDIVAKLGAVHILVNNAGVTRDTLMLRMKTSDWDDVLDTNLKGAFLLTQALLQPMMKARWGRVINISSVNGELGAPGQANYSASKAGLIGLTKSMAREFASRNITVNAVAPGFIETDMTHVLTEDQKNAMLGAVPLGRAGTVADIAAAVRFLASDDAAYITGHTLDVNGGLYMG
- a CDS encoding GNAT family N-acetyltransferase, whose amino-acid sequence is MSVADANPITIRAARWPQDLPAAQLLLRHYAEFLVHNPAGPVNICLTDYEKELATLPERYLEPEAVLLLAFREDEAVGCVAIKQRRDRPGSCEMKRLWTEPSTRGAGLGRKLIQAAMDWSRAQGATELLLDTVAEAMPDAVLLYRRMGFVETERHNTNPIPGLLFMKVDLL
- a CDS encoding helix-turn-helix domain-containing protein, with protein sequence MPPAKEAAPAAMNIGTTIRGYRLQKGMSQGDIEKRTGLLRCYLSRVENGHTVPSLETLQKIAGALDVPLSQFFADDAVSRDVAAIALSEDEIRFLTQIQRYSAHLTDADRKLLLAMVRKFAQTALT
- a CDS encoding rhomboid family intramembrane serine protease; its protein translation is MSLESSPEFDAPRYGTPADDVQREDAALQSAAARRSVGSRLPRLRQAPATYLLLGINIAVYLWMILHGVNPISPDPDALVRFGATDAPKIFLEGQWFRVVSAMFVHVGLLHLATNMWCLWNLGVIGEPLLGFFGVCSVYLLTGISGNLLSLTFNGQGGVVGAGASGAVFGVAGILIVLFSNKKLAEPRPGFHGIPLQDLYAIRRSVISFAALNLLIGVGSMSGALMHSVHLDGLRIDNFAHIGGLLFGLLLGLPLVPRMTSGRQAYLSRQKVTFAGALLALALYGYFLSNLQ
- a CDS encoding MBL fold metallo-hydrolase, which codes for MMRMTVLASGSKGNSAVIASSRTRILVDAGFSCRELMRRMKLVGEDPYALNAVIITHEHADHVAGLSVLARKLNIPVYFTEATHRAWVRQMTPRTTMGYKQWLEKTRAEKEARLEAQALAHQIATSSQEDRPDDHFFATDIDVDAIDATTDPEAALQAAAADDLCEDLPAETKSSVRDNPSYLPAVEYFEAGKRLCIGDIDVMPFTIPHDAADPCGFVFEGEGLRFGFATDLGYVPQNVKLALKKCDVLLLESNHDLEMLRDGPYPWSVKQRVLSRVGHLSNAAAAEFLTRDYDGGAHAIILAHLSESNNMPELARLAAEQALGNHPSLLGNRILLADQAAPMEPLVM
- a CDS encoding MaoC family dehydratase — translated: MADELYFEDFQLGQKFESKGSVKITAREITEFAEKYDPQPFHLDEAAGKSTFFKGQAASGWLTAAVVMRMRVDTIKVHGGMIGAGVEEIRWTEPVRPGDSLHTETEVIGLRASKKRPELGLVTIYTNAFNQRGEIVMKSTVKFLAPRREA
- a CDS encoding purine-nucleoside phosphorylase; protein product: MSDLYTHARSAADHLLAQTKHRPKLGIILGSGLGDFANSVEDAVAVPYSEIPHFPQSTVEGHSGRMVLGTIAGVPVAVMQGRVHAYEGYRMDEVTFPARVLGLMGVQTLIVTNAAGGIRADFAPGSIVGISDHINLTGTNAALGRNEPRFAVTQGSGLRFFDMTTAYTPRLLQLAQETAQQHGWSMQTGVYIAVLGPSYETPAEIRAFRTLGADLVGMSTVHEVIVARHMGMEVLGLSLVTNAAAGVTSESIDHSEVMEHGKHAAERFSALLTAIIPKAVTEA
- the udk gene encoding uridine kinase; the encoded protein is MNHSSGSTIKPVVLGVGGCSGSGKTTLARELAAQLDAVLFPLDFYYRDLAHLSREERDHYNFDHPESLEHDLIVQHVEQLRQNKSIDRPNYDFNTHSRVKDVTDHLEPQRFIIVEGILALHYVNLTPLYDLTVYVDAPHDVCLTRRIYRDTRERGRTEESVREQFETYARPMADEYVLPSRDHADLKVNGTEALDWSIEAVLAELRRRNLLTLA